The proteins below come from a single Papaver somniferum cultivar HN1 chromosome 11, ASM357369v1, whole genome shotgun sequence genomic window:
- the LOC113321783 gene encoding ubiquitin-conjugating enzyme E2-17 kDa, with amino-acid sequence MASKRILKELKDLQKDPPTSCSAGPVAEDMFHWQATIMGPPDSPYAGGVFLVTIHFPPDYPFKPPKVAFRTKVFHPNINSNGSICLDILKEQWSPALTISKVLLSICSLLTDPNPDDPLVPEIAHMYKTDRSKYETTARSWTQKYAMG; translated from the exons ATGGCTTCCAAACGGATCTTGAAAGAACTTAAGGATCTTCAGAAAGATCCTCCTACTTCTTGCTCCGCAG GTCCTGTTGCCGAAGACATGTTTCACTGGCAAGCAACAATAATGGGTCCCCCAGACAGTCCTTACGCAGGAGGAGTTTTTCTAGTTACTATTCATTTTCCTCCAGATTATCCATTTAAGCCACCAAAG GTTGCCTTCAGGACAAAGGTATTCCACCCTAATATCAACAGCAATGGGAGCATCTGTCTTGACATCTTGAAGGAGCAATGGAGTCCTGCCTTGACCATTTCCAAG GTGTTGCTATCCATTTGCTCATTGTTGACGGACCCAAACCCAGACGATCCTTTGGTGCCAGAGATTGCTCACATGTACAAAACCGACAGGAGCAAGTATGAGACTACCGCAAGGAGCTGGACCCAGAAATATGCCATGGGTTAA
- the LOC113320787 gene encoding anthranilate O-methyltransferase 2-like, whose amino-acid sequence MNQVIQNLHMNGSTGETSYAFNSSVQKKAFYKAKPMIEEAALDIFSKFYTCRTTEMTEKSTMPLGIADLGCSSGPNTLLNIIYKKCCELDIVSPCTLMIFLETTFNTLFKYLEGFCDELIFQEIGYSGI is encoded by the exons ATGAATCAAGTCATCCAAAATCTCCACATGAATGGTAGCACCGGTGAAACTAGTTACGCTTTCAACTCATCTGTTCAG AAAAAAGCTTTCTACAAAGCAAAGCCGATGATAGAGGAAGCAGCGCTGGATATATTTTCAAAGTTCTATACTTGTAGAACAACTGAGATGACGGAGAAGAGTACTATGCCTCTAGGCATTGCAGACTTAGGCTGTTCCTCTGGTCCAAATACACTGTTAAACATTATTTACAAGAAATGCTGTGAGCTTGACATTGTTTCGCCGTGTACTTTAATGATCTTCCTGGAAACGACTTTTAACACCCTTTTCAAATACTTGGAAGGCTTTTGTGATGAATTGATTTTTCAAGAGATTGGGTATTCTGGAATTTGA